The Candidatus Woesearchaeota archaeon DNA segment TGTTGCAAAAGAAACAGTAAATTTTCGGATAAAGCGTCTTCTTCAGGCAAATGTTATTAAGGGCTTTTATCCTCTGCTTGATACGTCAAAACTTCACAGGTTCTTCTTCAAGATATTTATTAAGTTCAAAGAGATGCCTCCGGAAAGAAGAAAAGAAATTCTTGATTTTTGTGCGTCATATCCAAAGATGTCGCAGGTTCTCTTATTAGAAGGAAAATATGATGTGCAACTCTTTTTCTTTGCAGAAGAGAACAAAGAGCTCTTGTTTTTCATGGAAGCCTTAAATAAAGTCTGTGGAATAGAAATCAGAGAAAAACAAGTGCTTATCGTCGATACCATATATCGTTTTCCTCTGCAGTTTTTGATAGAAAGTAAAGACGAGACAATGTATGCAGTTCAAACAAAAAAAGAAAAGTACGTGGTGGATGAAATAACATGGAATGTTCTTCGTGAGCTTTCAAAAAATGCGAGGGCACAATTATTGGATATTGCAAAAAGCCTTCAAATTTCACCGCAGGTTGCGCAATATCATCTCAGAAAAGCTATAAAAGAGAAGCTCCTTATTTCCTCTCATGTTGCGATAAATTACGAGAAACTTCATGTGCAGCACTATCACGTCACATTTCAGTTGAATGATCTTTCTGTTCTAAAAAAGATTATAGAGTTTTTTAGAAGTAGTAAAAAAAGTATTTTTGCAACAACGATGATTGGGTGTTATGATGGTTCTGCAGAGGTTCTTGTGGAGAATAACGAAGAACTCAGAAAAATGATTGATGAATTGTTAACACTCTTCTCGGAAAAAATAACAACTCTTGACGTTTTTCTGATCTATAAAGAGTATGAGTTACGGTTGTATCCATTTTAAAAAAACAAATGTTAGTGGTAACATTCAAAACCACGTAAATTTTTCAAAAACTAATAGTGCTCTCAAAATCACAGCGCTATTTCTAAAAACCGCATCAAGCTTCATAACATTTATATACCGGTAATTACTAGTAATTATCGAGAAGCGATGATACTCCAAATAACCCTTCATGCAAAAGAAAAGATGGACAGCGAGGGAATAGATGAAGAGCAGATTAAAACTGCAATAGAAAGAGGATCAATTTCGAGACAGACAGAAGGATATCTGGCAACATATACTTATTTTAGTGTTGCGTATAAAAAAAGAGGAGAGATCTACAGAATAAAAACAGTTTTTACAACCAAAGACCGGTGAGAAAATGGGCGATGAAACAACATGTTGGGAATGCGGAAAAGAGATGATAAAGAAAGCTGTAGAATACAAATTACATGGTATTTTACTTGGAAAATTTCCTGCATTGGTCTGTGAAATTTGTAATGAAACAATATTTAGTGAAGAAACATCAAGAGCTATAACAGCTATCGCAAAGCAGAAAGGATTGTGGGGTTTGCAGGCAAAAACAAAAGTAGGGCAAGCTGGAAAAACATTAGATATACGTTTACCAAAAAAGATTATTGAGTTTATGAGATTAAAAAAAGGAGTTGAAGTGACCATAACTCCAGAAAATAAGAATAAGATAACCATAACTGTGTAACTTTTACCATGGTTCCTTCCAAAAATAGTAAAAATATTTCATAAAGCTTTCTTTGATTTCCTTTGATTCTAAAACAGAAGCGTATGCAACGCTCGGTCTTGCAACTGCAGTTCAGTTTTAGTATGGTTTCAAAAAAAGAAGTACTGTTGATGGAAAAATCAGTAGCGCCAAATGAATATAGGTTATACAGAATTGAAAAAGGAAATGGTAACCTTCAAAACCACTTGGTAACCAAAAAGTTTAAATAGTAACCTACGTTACCAGTAATTATGGTACAGAAAAAAAGTACATCTGTTGAAGAAGTAACTCTTGATGGAGTAAGTATAAATGAGTTCGAGCGAGCGTATGATAAGATTCAAGAATGGTTTTTTGCATTTCCTGAGGAAGAATTTTCATTAAATGACATTGCAGAAGCGCTGGGAATTGCAAAAACTTCTGCAAACATTGTTGTATCTCAGTTTGTGGACGATGGATTTTTAACGCTCGCGACATTAGGTAAACTCTGGAGAATCAAAGCAAACCAACAGCACCATTGGTTTACAAAGAGGAAAATTCCATTTAATTTGCGATTAATCTATGAATCCGGAATTTTTGATTGGGTAGAACAATATGTTCCAAGCGCAAAAGCAATAATTCTATTTGGAAGCTACAGAAAAGGTGATGATATAAAAACAAGTGATTTAGATATTGCTGTTGAAATTCCTGAAGAAAATGAGCTTAGTATAAGTAAAGCAAGAATTACAGAATTAGGATATAGAAAATATATAAACGTAAACTTTCATATCTTTTCACGAAAGAAAGTGGACATAAATCTTTTTGCGAATATTGCAAATGGTATAGTATTGAAAGGATTCCTTGAGGTAAAGCCATGATTAGAAAGCGAACGCCAGATAAATTCAAAGCGCAAAGCATGGTGACTGCTGCAGAAACAGAGATAAAATTTACAAAAACAATAGAGCCAACAAAAGAATCAGCATCAACAATTGTAAGAAATGTTTATGAGTCATTTAGAATGCTTGGAGATGCGCTTCTTTTGATTCATGGGAAAGAAGCGTCAGGACAAGATCATCATGTGGAAATGATTAATGAGTTGTTTACATTGAAAGTTGATACAAAAAGACCTGTTCAAGTCATTTTAAACTTAAAAAATCTGAGACATAAAGTAAATTACCAAGGATATATTCCAAGTATAGAAGAAGCAAAAGATGCAATGTCTATTATTGATGCTTGTTTTCAACCAGTATTAAATAAGATAAAAGAAGAAATAAACAAACTTTGAGGAATAACCATGTACATCGACGTCCACGCGCATCTTGATCCATATTTCTATACAGAAGAGCAAACAGCGCAAGCAATAAAGAATGCAGAACACAATGGCGTTAAACTTATCATAGCAAATGGATTAAACAAAGAAACAAATAGGCATGCGCTCATGCTCGCAAAAAAATATTCCCAAGTAAAAGCAGCATTAGGAATCTATCCGTGGGAAGCAATGATGGATGATGTGAGAGCAGGTCATTACAAAGAAGAAACAATGAACTTCGATGTAGAAGAAGAAATCACGTTCATAAGAAAACACAAAGATCAAATTATTGCGATAGGCGAAGTAGGAATTGATCAGAAGTCAGAGCACAAAACAAGAAAGCAGTTTGAAATTTTTGAAAGAATTGTAGAGTTGAGCAAAGAAATAGACAAACCATTAATTATCCATTCAAGAAAAGCGGAGGCAGAAGTGATAGCATTATTAGAAAAGCACAACGCAAAGAAAGTGATTATGCATTGTTTTTCAGGAAAGAAAGTATTGTGGCAGAAGATCAGAGACAATAAATGGTATTGCAGTATTCCAACAAACTGTGTACGATCAGATCACTTTCAAGAGCTCATCAAATTCATGCCAATTACACAACTCTTTGGCGAAACAGATAGTCCATTTCTCGCGCCTGTAAAAGATGCAAAGAATGAGCCCGCAAATGTGGTCGAAACCTACAAAATGATCGCGAAGATAAAGAAGCTCGAGTTAAAGGAAGTAGAGAATGCGTTATATCAGAATTATCAGCAGTTGTTTTTGTAACACTACTTCTTATAAGCTGTACTCCCTTTCCACATCAGCCAAAACCATTTCTTATATGCCTCACAAAGTTCTCTGCTAATCAAAACAAATTGTACCATGT contains these protein-coding regions:
- a CDS encoding DUF4258 domain-containing protein yields the protein MILQITLHAKEKMDSEGIDEEQIKTAIERGSISRQTEGYLATYTYFSVAYKKRGEIYRIKTVFTTKDR
- a CDS encoding nucleotidyltransferase domain-containing protein — its product is MVQKKSTSVEEVTLDGVSINEFERAYDKIQEWFFAFPEEEFSLNDIAEALGIAKTSANIVVSQFVDDGFLTLATLGKLWRIKANQQHHWFTKRKIPFNLRLIYESGIFDWVEQYVPSAKAIILFGSYRKGDDIKTSDLDIAVEIPEENELSISKARITELGYRKYINVNFHIFSRKKVDINLFANIANGIVLKGFLEVKP
- a CDS encoding YgiT-type zinc finger protein; its protein translation is MGDETTCWECGKEMIKKAVEYKLHGILLGKFPALVCEICNETIFSEETSRAITAIAKQKGLWGLQAKTKVGQAGKTLDIRLPKKIIEFMRLKKGVEVTITPENKNKITITV
- a CDS encoding Lrp/AsnC family transcriptional regulator, with protein sequence MDILDKKIITLLDSDARQSASEIGKQLSVAKETVNFRIKRLLQANVIKGFYPLLDTSKLHRFFFKIFIKFKEMPPERRKEILDFCASYPKMSQVLLLEGKYDVQLFFFAEENKELLFFMEALNKVCGIEIREKQVLIVDTIYRFPLQFLIESKDETMYAVQTKKEKYVVDEITWNVLRELSKNARAQLLDIAKSLQISPQVAQYHLRKAIKEKLLISSHVAINYEKLHVQHYHVTFQLNDLSVLKKIIEFFRSSKKSIFATTMIGCYDGSAEVLVENNEELRKMIDELLTLFSEKITTLDVFLIYKEYELRLYPF
- a CDS encoding TatD family hydrolase is translated as MYIDVHAHLDPYFYTEEQTAQAIKNAEHNGVKLIIANGLNKETNRHALMLAKKYSQVKAALGIYPWEAMMDDVRAGHYKEETMNFDVEEEITFIRKHKDQIIAIGEVGIDQKSEHKTRKQFEIFERIVELSKEIDKPLIIHSRKAEAEVIALLEKHNAKKVIMHCFSGKKVLWQKIRDNKWYCSIPTNCVRSDHFQELIKFMPITQLFGETDSPFLAPVKDAKNEPANVVETYKMIAKIKKLELKEVENALYQNYQQLFL